The following is a genomic window from Dermacentor variabilis isolate Ectoservices chromosome 11, ASM5094787v1, whole genome shotgun sequence.
AATATTTGTGCAGACATCAGTGGTCACGAGGTAAAGTTATAAAGGGACGCACACCTCACTCACTAAATACGCGTCATAACATTTTTGTGGAAACAAAAATGTTCGAAATGATGTTCGAATGAAATGCGATATATCAGCGCCTCAATGCGATATTCAAATTTTATATTGTGCATAAAGTGATAAAACAGCAGACGTCTGCGTAGCTTTACTACTAACTTAGCGGCACCAAATATAACATGAGCTCTAAGCAGTTGCCGCGTAATGCAGTCGCTAAACAGACTCAAAATGCCAAgttctttattgtttttgtttttttgtacatGATGTGGTGTGCATTGAATCAATGCGATGACAGTTACAGGAATTGGTGCATTGTTGTTGCGAAGTTGAACAAGGCATTTATAATAACTTTCACTGGGGAAACATTAAACATAGCGTATTGTTATTATCAGTTGCGTCAAAAACATATGTTTAAAAAATTCTAATTATCAAATTATCCGGTTGCCTTCCTGCGCCACACAGCTCCCACTACTAGGTtaagcgtgaaaaagacaagcccTAAACAAGACGAAGACATGTAATTTTCCTGTTTCGTTCTGAAGTTTACTATCTATTACATTAACAATTAACACGcgcttataaataaataaataaatgattataTGCATTATTTCGTTGAGTATTATATTGTTGCGATTACGAGGAAGTAATCATTACTCACTAGCTAAAAATTCAATATATAAGTCTCACAACGCCACAGAGAATGGCGCTCACTTGCGTTCAATGCGACCTTTGGGCAAGTCACAGGAAAAGGAGCTTTAAATAAAAACGCAAAGGCTTCTTATTACGAAAGTACTTCATTGTGTACAGACGTATGCAACTGAGTTATTCTTCTGCACATGCCGCCGTTAATATTATCGAAATTGGCTTGAAACGAGCTAATTTCTTTTGCAGTGTCGGCCGTCACGTTCTGACTAATACGCCAGGATACCGCGCAGGGAATCTGTACAACTTTTTGTCCTTCAAAGGTAAGTCAGTACAAAAGCGATGAGTCACGGTTAGCGAAAGCACCACGAAATATCACAATTTAATTCAATTAGAAATATAATGATTTTAGTTGAACACGGCTGGTGAAATTTGAGGATTCCTTTCGCTCTATTTTACTCCTCTCTTATCACCAACCTGTTATGAGCTAGCAATCATATATGGTGATAAGGCACAGGTCGACTGACGAAGCAGGTGAATGCAAAGATTTGAAATAGCATTGTTACATCGTCGCGGCCACAAGCGCTTTGAAGAGAGGCAGTTCTCTTCGATAAAATTTCTGCAATGTCGGTTGGATACTCCTTCTCATTGCAGCACAACAGTAAGCAGTTCCTTCGGAAAGGCCACTCAGTCGCCACTGCGAATGCTCGCCACATTTTGTTTGCACTGAGTGACGTATAGCTTTAGGTCAAGTTTACAAAAGTAAATGCTTCGCCGGCTATACTGGCGCACTATCTGCGTTGTCCGCCAGCTCGTATACTGTATACTGATCAGCAAGTACCGCCTATTTCCAGTTATTTCCAACCGTACTTACGCCTTGCCGCAACAACGTGGTCCCATGAATCTAGAGCAAATGGAAAACATCAGAGTTGCCATCTGGTAATTGTCGTTTCGGTAGGTGTGGATTTTGTAATGCATTGTCTTACCTTTAGATATAGGTATTCATGCGGtaatattatttatttcattatcaATGTTTGAGCGTGCATTCGAGAGCTTTCAACGACATTTTCCGGCATTCAAGGCTCATTTGGAAGTGTTAATGCGACTTGAgccccattttcttttttccaggtgcGGGCAATTTACAATTTCTTACGATCTTCAAAGATTGCCGCACTTGTTTCATTGGGCGTTACTTCCATGCTCTTAACGGTATGTTTACCAAGAACTTCCTAATATTACCACCGTCACGAATTGTAATTATATGTTGCTTTTTAGAGCCAAATTAGGCTTCTTGTTCGCTAAAAGGTAACTATTATCGAAGTACTTTTTCAGATACGCAGTACATGTTACCTTCGATGTATGTTTGACACGAAAAACGGGTAGCTATATTCCCCTGGGGACTATTACCTGGAGTCGCCACTACAGATTGCAGTAAGAGAAGAAACAAAGCTACAATGGTTTTACAATACTACATGAAATAATATCAGTGACATCTCTTGTACACCCGCTGTAGATCATTTTATGCCTCCAAATTCCTGGGAATTTCCTTGTGTGCATCGTAAAGTCGTTATCGTGCAGTTGTTTACCGTACGCTCGTCACGCTTACAGACGTGCAGTGAATttaaaaggaacaaaaaagacaAGCGCCATAGCAGAGCAAGCAAATGTATTttcaagcacaaaaataaaatgtgaTAAAGTACACACGAGAACACGCACTCTGAGCAGCTGACGTGGCCTCAACCACTGTGCAAAGTGCGAAAGTCCCCTCGGCAACAGCTAACATATACGCTAAGCCTTAAACACTAAAGCGACGTTCAAGTCAATAACAGCGCGTCATCCTCATGGTGCTGTTGGTCCGTAAGGGCTTCAACTGACCGACACGGTGAAGTCGCTGCTATTGCCGTCGGTTTTGCCTGATGGAAGCTGAAAGGGCGTAATGGAGGCGTGGGAGGCGTACACGAGGGTGACGCCACCTACCGGGTCGCGGGATAGGACTGTCTAGCAGGTAGCCCAGGCGTCCACACTTGCCCTAGACCTGGCGTTCAGCAACCATTGTTCGACCAGCCGCCCTCAATCTGAGCAACAAGTCTCCGGTAGTGCCGAAACGCAAAGCGGCCCTGGACCCCACACCTGCTCAGCGGTGCCCAGCTGGCTGGGGGTCATCAGCTGCGTCGGATCTCCATGTATCAGTGTCACCGCCTTCGCGTCTCCTTCCCCGCCAACACACCATTAAGCCTCGTCAGTCGTATACACACCAGCGCTAGCAAGCCGCACTAGACCACCGCTCACTGGTCTCCGTCATTGTTTTCGTGAAACTACTTTTCTCACACACGAACACAGTATTTGAGGCATACATACTACAAGCACAGTCAGTGTGGAACTCTTAGCAACGGGGAACTTTAGCCAAGAAATGTAGAGCCCAGATCATTTTGACATTTGCACTCTACTGAGTAATGTGCAccaatgttgtcgctgcctcaaATGTACTCCACATTGAAATCGTATTCCATAAACAATACGCTTCAGCGCAGCATTACTGTTGATGTATTTCGCTGAATTGATGTATGCGAGTGGTTCATGATGGACGACCAGAATATAAACACGAACACCGAAGCCCTTTGTGGTGTGTGCTCTCATTTCTCCTGTCGTCGTCGTTTCATGCGCTGTTAGGACCCCCAAAAATGGAAGATGCTTGCAAATATGTTCCAATTCGTAATGAAACTTGCGTGAAACGAAATTAAGACATTCCGCTTGATGAATCTAATGTTTAAAATATTAAGAGCTATATTCAGCAGCCGTGACAAGAAGCGCGACAGAAGGAAGAGCTGCCGCTCAAGAATATTCGTTCCACATAGCGTGAACATTGTAAGAGGACCATTCTGCTAATATGTTTGACTTAGTAAAAGTTATATAGATCGAGGTTAAGAGTGTAGTAATCATCAAAACAACCTGTTTTTTTTTGGCAGGATATGGCTGTGCCATGTGGCGTCGTGTGTCATCGTTTAACCGCCGTGCCCAGTACTGCGACTTCATCTTCCACATGTTCTGCGGCGGCACTCCCTCGTACCAGATGTACGATGACTCTTGCGGCAGGGTGCTCGGCCTGAACGGTACCTTCAACATTGGCTGGCAGGAGAATTAATCTGTTGCGGACGAGTTATTGGCCCTCTCCCGAGCATGTAACAGCCCAGCACGCTCACTGAAATAAAGCTTCCTTTCTGTTCACTCTGCTCTGTTCTTTTCAAATCATCGATGCTGTGTTCATTGAAAATTATTATGAATCAGTTCCCTGAAAcatatgtcattgtgaaccgtgaaactaTGCGCTCAATATTTCACTATCTCGAATCCTGTACAGCCAGAGTAGGAAAATGCAAAGAAggagttcatgatcagacaatatttagCAGACATTAAGTCATTGCGACCGCTGTGGAAACGATGTATTTCTACGCTtagtgtttatagcaacttcaagcgaaccgcatgACGCGGCATAGTTCAAGTATGTAAGAAAATTGTTCCTTAAACATTTCACGTCATTACAGTTCGCGCTAGAATAACCTGCCAAATGCGGCATCAAAAACTGAAATCAAAATAACATGAAAATAATATGTTCATGAAAAATGATGGAACcgaacataccttttattataatttggagacGGACAAAACTTCGGCGCAGTGCAGTCGCTATTTGTGcattgtgcagtttaaaacacggacagtgccaatattagaccacttcacacgacactgcattgCAGCTGGCGGAGAAGTTGCAGAAAcgttcacatcacggaacgaagagaGCACCCTAGGCTTAGCAAGCACGTTGCTGGTTGGCTTGAATCGATGAAtcagccacaacacagcataagcataaacaGCGGCACCAATAGCTACATTGCTACTACGATACGCGACCGAACACCTACAGGCACCGACGATACTacgccggcgtcgcaaaggaactcggaccactgtcaaatttgtgcgcatgcgtggggaggcaTGTAACGTTCTTTACATCCACCCACTTCGCCTTGACCCCCGTGGAACCAATGCCGCTCTTTACGCCGAACCATGACCCCCTCTTACCTAGGGAGGCTTGACTGACACCTAGACATTCATCGCTTCTCAGTGACAGGTGTGGCCGAGCTTTGTGTGCGCATCCCCTTCTGGGAACAGCACTCAGAAGGACGAGTGCAGTTCCCAGAAGGGTATGGCCCAGGTTGGAAAAGAACCTGACAAAACAGCCAGTTTAATTTTGTTGCGCATTTAGGGGCTGTATAATTTTTTTGCAGACAGGTATTGTTCTGAAAACTGACTTGTTTCTCCCGATGTAACAAAAATAGAATAATAAGATCATGTGGGGaaattatgtggttattctaTTTCGCGGAAAAACATCCTTCAGCACTTGTCGCTTTCAAACACAAAAATTTGCTTCGTGGCGCCCAACGCAAAATAATGCTGAAGTATAATTTAGAAGTATTTTTATAGTTAAATAGATGTCCAAAGCGTGGCGGACATGACGTTAGcggttttcagacgcccgaagcacggcacAGGCGTGGCGtttgatatcctggctcttggtatCTGGAATGCCATAATTGCGGATCTCGCAAGTTCACCGCAGCACCTTGTCGGAGCTCAGAATTTTAGTCGCCGTGTTAAGAAGCGAAAGCATTGAATATTAACAGTGCATAAATATCCCTTTTCGATCTGGTTTCTCACACATCAAGCTACTATCGCCGTAAGGCAGGTCaattgacatagttactttgcctaCGCTTGCCTTTGCCTCCGTAGTGTTGAACGTTAATAATGATCACTAATGTTAGTTTCAGTAGATACGAAACAGGGCAGAGGCCACTGCTCAGACACCCACAGCCTACCTTGGGGCAATGGCACTCGTTTTAGAACCATTAGGTGCCGACCGGAGAACCCTAGGTGATACAAATCATTCCGGAATCCGACAACGTGCGATAGAGCGTCTCTGTTACTCAAGATTAAACCACATAAATCGGCCTCGAAAGTAGCTATTGAGACGCTCACTCTTCGTAATATCAAAGGGTATGAGCGCCATGGTCAAGAGAGATTTACCGTCCACTTGTCGAACTTTATCGCGCAAGTTGCGCAGCTCACGTCACATAGACAGGAACATTGCCACGTAAACAGAAACGACCAAGACACATTTACGTCTCTGCGTCCCCATGCGTGTGTCACTGAAGCCGCGCAACTTGTAACATAAAGCCATGCCAAGCAACCAGGCTAGCTCCCATCGAAGCACTTCTAAACCCACATTCACGGGGTTTGAGCTCGTTAAGCCCTTCAATAAAAATTGCAAGGAATCTTAAGTTCCAAAACCCCATGGAAGCACGAACAAGGGACTCACAAACTTATCCGATTCGCAGCTGCCTTTCTGACTTGACTCCATCAAGCCTACAAAAAAGTAGTTTTTTCAGCGGCAGGCAAGCATGACATGGTCTTACATATCCCTCAACCACACCAGTAACCACTATAAAATGCCAACCTTCGCAATATATCGCTTACTTAGTGCGCTGGTGAAATGACGCAACAGATGGTTCACAACAGCCTACTGTGATTGCAAGACATTTCACAACCAGTCGATCCCTAGGTACTTGGTTTCCGCAACCACATGTGCACGGAGGACACCCTGTTCGTCATACAAGCACTCCGCAATGACCACAGGACGGCAGAACTTCGCACCATCGTTGGTTTGGGCATTAAAGTTGCCGTCAACGTCTCGCATGATGTCATTCTCGAAGATATGCTGGCACTACGCCCAGGTCAAATGATGTATGCTTGTATCCTTGACTTGCTAGCCAACCGAATAGTTGCAGTGCAGGTGCAAGAGACCGATGCCCAAGTCAGATACCGGCGGCAGGTGGTCCCCGAATTGTCGATACTCTCACCTACTCTATTCTAGCTAGCCTTAAACTTCCTCAAGATCAAATTAGAGGCGTTACAGACCTACACTTCGACATCTACACAGATGGCGGCACCCTGAGGGAACCTAGGATAACTCCGGCTCAAGTACAGCACACGCTTTAGACAGGCATAAACCTTACAGGTCGCCGCATTGTACTGTGAAATAATTTACAACCCTAAGGGTTTTTTGAGTGCCTATAACTAACCCCCTAGCACCCTTGAAAAAGCTGGATTTTATTGGAAATTACACCCTTATGACAGTTCTATTTTCCAAAAACAGGGTGTTTTGAACAACATATTACGCTTTGACCCATGGGGCGTAAGGGTGTAACCAGGGATATATTACCCATTCACCTATCGGGTGTAAGGCTGGTATGAGCATTATAATAGCCCGTGCTATAAGGGTGTTGAAGTACAGAGTGCTGTAAAAGGTACATATGCACTTCATTGTATGTTTTGTAAGTCTACAGTCAGGCTAGCACACAGAAATGTTGTGTATGGTCTGCCTAGAATAGGTAATGTGTTTCCAAATGCACGGCATCACAACTTTGACAAAAAACACGTTATCAGAAA
Proteins encoded in this region:
- the LOC142564386 gene encoding uncharacterized protein LOC142564386 codes for the protein MCVGRHVLTNTPGYRAGNLYNFLSFKGAGNLQFLTIFKDCRTCFIGRYFHALNGYGCAMWRRVSSFNRRAQYCDFIFHMFCGGTPSYQMYDDSCGRVLGLNGTFNIGWQEN